The Paracoccus albus region GGCGCGGCCGAGCGCGCCGATGGCAGCCACTGAGCTACTCCCTGAAAATCGGACAGTGACGTAAGCTACGATCTGCCATCTGCTGGTCTTCAAGAACGAGGAGACCAGAGATGTCGAAGCGCAGGAACCATGATGCGGGCTTCAAGGCCCGTGTGGCGCTCGAGGCCGTGAAAGGCGAGCGCACCGTGTCGGAACTGGCCTCGGAACATGGCGTGCATCCGACGATGATCAACCAGTGGAAGCGCGCCCTTCTCGAGGGGGCGCCTGACATCTTCGAGCGTGGCAGCAAGAAGAAGGCCGAGGTCGACGAAGAGACGGTGCGGTCGCTGCATGCCAAGATCGGAGAGCTGGCCGTTGCCAACGATTTTTGTCACGAACGCTCAAGCCCTGGACCGGCAAGTGAGGCGCGGGATGATCGAACGCCATCACCCCCAGCTGTCGGTCGGGGCGCAATGCCGCCTGCTGTCGATCTCGCGGTCGTCGTTCTACTACGCGCCGCGGGGCGAGAGCGTGGTGAACCTCGCGCTGATGCGGCTGATCGACCGGCAGTTCCTGGAAACCCCGTTCTATGGTGTTCGGCAGATGACCTGGCACCTGCAGAACGAGGGCCATCCTGTGAACCAGAAGCGCATCCGGCGGCTGATGCGGCTCATGTGCCTGATGTCGATCTACCAGAAGCCCAACACCAGCAAGCCCGCGAAGGGGCACAAGACCTATCCCTACCTGCTGGGCGGGCTGCGGGTCGATCGGCCCAACCAGGTCTGGTGCGCCGACATCACCTACCTGCCGATGCGACGAGGCTTCCTCTACCTGGTTGCCATCATGGACTGTTTCACCCGCAAGGTGCTGGCCTGGCGCATCTCGAACACACTTGAGGCCGACTTCTGCGTCGAGGCGCTGAACGAGGCGGACCACCGCTTCGGCCCGCCCGAGATCATGAACACCGACCAGGGCTCGCAGTTCACGTCCTTCGCCTGGACGGACCGGCTGAAGCGGATCGGCACGCGGATATCGATGGACGGGAAAGGGCGCTGCCTCGACAACATCTTCATCGAACGCTTCTGGCGGTCGCTGAAGTATGAATGCGTCTACCTGCATGCATGGGAAACCGGCTCGCAGGCCAAGGCCGGCGTTGGCCGATGGATCACCTTCTACAATCACCAGCGGCCCCATGCAGCCCATGGCGGACAGCCGCCCGCCGTGGTCTACTTCAACCAGATCGAAACCGACCAGCAGGGGCAGAGAGTAGCTTAAATCATTCCCTAAACTGTCCAACCGATGGGGAGTAGCTCACAAGCTCAAGAATGCCCGTCGCGTCGCCACCCGCTACGACAAGACCGCCGAAAGCTTCCTGGGCTTCATCGACATCACGTCGATCCGCTTATGGCTCCGCCATTTGTCATGTATGGATGCCCCCTTTCGTGCAAGTGGTATTTGAACAGCTCAGGCGCGTGATCGGATGCGGTCATGTATCAGGCCTCATGGTGCGGCTCGAACGTGGCCGCAGGCCGTTATGGCGATGCGCGGGTCAGAGGCAAATCAACAGAGCGAGCTCTTCGGCTCCACGACAAATGCTGCTTTCTCCAACCCGGATCTTGTCGATCCTTTGCCCTTACTGTTCAGTGACCTCCTCACACGCCCGACGTACCGAGGCGCGATGGCAAGCTTTGCTCTGTCATGCCATCGTCGCCGCCGGGTTCCGGTAATCTTCCTGTTTAGTCATCATGGCCCAGAGACCTCGCGCCATTTTGTTCGCCAAGGCGACAGCGGCAACCATGCGTGGCTTGCGCCCACGCAAGCGAACAAGCCATCCATGTTTTGAGCTGCCATAGCGCTCGACCGCCTGCAGCACAGCCATTGCGCCGGAGATCAGGAGCCTTCGGATGTCCCGCTGTCCCATCTTCGAGGTTTTGCCCAGGCGTGGTTTGCCTCCTGTCGAATGCTGGCGGGGCACGAGCCCCAACCACGCGGCAAAGTCCCTACCGCGCCGAAAGCTGGTCAGATCAGGTGCAAATGTTTCAATCGCCAATGCCGTGATCGGCCCGACCCCGGGCATGGTTTGAGCACGACGCGTCGATGCTGCTTCCTTCGTAGCTTGGCCCATCTTGCGGTCGAGTTCCGCAATGCGTTCACTCAACCCTTCGATCGCGTTCAGATACATCTGGCCGAGGTCTCGGACCGTGGCGGGCAAGCGCGTGTTCACGTCGCCGATGGCGTCCGCAAGCTTCTTGAGCTGGGCAACTCCTCGCGCAGCGACCAGGCCATGTTCGGCAAGATGCCCGCGAAGGGCGTTGATCATTTGAGTGCGCTGGCCGACAAACATCTGCCGCGTTCGAAACAGCATCGCGCGGGCTTGCTGGTCTTCGGTCTTCAAAGCCACAAAGCGCATTGTCGGACGCACCGCAGCTTCCACGATCGCCTCGGCATCTGCGCAATCGTTCTTCTGGCGTTTGACGAATGGCTTCACGTAGACCGGCGGGATCAGGCGCACTTCATGTCCAAGCTTCTCGAAGGCGCGGCCCCAGCCATGCGCCGTCGCACACGCCTCCATGGCGACAACGCACCGCGGTACCTGAGACATGAACGCAAGCAGCTGGCCACGCGAAAGCCTTTTGCGAAATACGACGGACCCGTCGTGACCGGCACCGTGCAGGTGGAAAATGCGCTTTGCCAGATCGATCCCGATAATCGTAACCTCGGACATGGATGCTCCCTCCTTCTGTGATGGCTTCAACACGCATCACATTGGCACATTGCGATGCCGTCAGGTGGGGGCATCCACGCCATCAACATGACCTAACCTGCGTAGAGGCTCCATCCTGTTGATTTGAGAGGTTTCGAGCGTGCGCCCAATTGCGGAGACGCAAAGCGCGCTCGACTTTCCGCTTTATGATGCATGAACTACGCCCCACCGGTGGAACCGTGTTCATAACGAGAGCCTACCGGTATGTGACCTGCTCGCAATATGCGCGACGACTGTCTGTCAGGTTATCGTCCGGCGCGATCATCCACAGGAGGGGGCACTGCCAATGTCGTGAACGTCCGCTTCCCCGTTATGCCGTAAATGCTATGCCACGCTTGCATCAGGCCGCTCTCCGCCCTTCGCGTCGGGTCAGGCGCCTGTAAGGCTGCGCTGAGGCCGAATGGCTGCTTTCGCGTCTTGAGGCCGCCAGTTCGCTGCGCTGCCGCAAGTCCGCTCTCCGCCGTTCGCGTCGGGTCAGGCGTCCGTGAGGCTGCGCCGAGGCCGAATGGCCGCTTTCGCGTTGTGAGGCCGCTAGTTCGCTGCACTGCCGAAAGGCCGCTCTCCGCCCAGGCTGTGTAAAAACCCCTGAATCTGCTATACTTCCTTATGTTTCGGGGGGATTGGCATGGTGGGTTTCATTGAGGGCGTGAACCGGGATCAGACGGTGCTTTTTCCTGAATGTCTGGGGGATTTGATCAGCGAGGATCATCTTGTCCGCGTCGTTGATCTCTTTGTCGATGACCTCGACCTCGCTGCCCTTGGCTTCCATCGTCATGCCGCTGCCCGGACCGGGCGACCTGGCTATCATCCGGGGGTGCTGCTGAAGCTTTTCATCTATGCCTATCTGAACCGGTTTCCGTCCAGCCGCCGGCTGGAACGCGAAACGGGGCGCAATGTCGAGCTGATGTGGCTGACCGGGCGGCTGGTACCCGATCACAAGACCATCGCCGACTTCCGGCGTGAGAACGGACCCGCCATTCGGCGGACCTGCGCCGAGTTCGTGGAACTCTGCCGCCGGATCGGGGTGCTGAAAGGCGATATCGTCGCGGTTGATGGCAGCAAGTTCAAGGCGGTCAATAATCGCGACCGGAACTTCACCAAAGCCAAGATCGCCAGCCGTCTGGCACATCTCAAGAAGGAAGTCGGGCGTTATATAGAAGAAGCCGAGCGGGCGGACCGGCAGGAAACCGGCGATGCACGCGCGGAGAAGATCGCGCATTTGACCAGGCGTTATCACCGGGTTCGGCGGGAAATGGACCGCATGATCACATTACGCCGGGAACTGGAATCAGCGCCGGACGGGCAGATATCGCTGACCGACCCGGACGCCCGCGCCATGGCGACACGCGCGCAACACAGCGGGCATGTTGGTTATAACGCGCAAAGCGTGGTCGATGCCGAGACCCATCTGATCGTGGCACATGAGGTTATCAACCAGGGCCATGATCGGGATCAGCTTACCCCGATGGCAAACGCCGCGAAGACCGCTCTCAAGCGCGACGATCTGCAGATCCTTGCTGACAAGGGCTATTTCAGTGGTGGCGAAATCCTTGCCTGCCACGAGCAGGGCATCACGGCAACGGTGCCGCGACCGGACACCTCGGGAAGCCGGGCGCATGGGCGTTATGTCAAGGCGGACTTCGCCTATGATCCCGGTGCCGATGTCTATCGCTGCCCGGCCGGAGAGGAACTGATTTACCATTCGACCCTCGAACAGCAGGGCCTGCAGATGCGCCGCTACTGTACCACCACCTGTCCGGACTGTCCGCTTCGAAGCCGCTGTACGACGAATGTGGTGCGCCGGATCAGTCGATGGGAGCACGAGCATCTGGTCGAGGCGGCGGATGCCCGCAGGCGCGATACCTCGGCCCCGATGATGATCCGCCGCTCGACCGTCGAGCATCCGTTCGGGACGATCAAGGCCTGGATGGGTCATACCCATTTCCTGACGCGACGCCTGCCGAACGTCCGCACGGAATGGCGCTGAATGTCCTTGCCTACAACATCAAACGGATGGTTTCCCTTATCGGCATCCGGGGCCTGATGGCGGCGATACGGGCCTGAACGGCCACGGCATGGTCAGATCTGGCAGCCATGGTAATCAGTGACTTTCGTCTGCCCCCAAGAACCGTAAGTGTTTGCCAGAAATGAGAGTTTATACACAGTCTCCGCCCGTTTCACCTCTTCCGCCGATGCCGCAGCAGGCGACGATAACCACCCGTAACCAGAGCCTTGGCGTCTCTGAGCAATCCGATGACGGCATAGCGTGTCGAGTGAACCTGCCATTCATCACGGCTTAGATCACCTGTTCGGAATATACCGCGCGCTATTTCCTTCTGTGTCGCCCCGGATTGTCGCGCATCATAGGCCTGCAACATGCGTTGGATACGGAGGCGCTGTTGTGGCGTCAGCCGCGTATCGGGAGGAATCGCGCGCCGGTGCAGCGATGCCAGCAATCTGTGGACGGCTTCCAATCGGTCGAAGCCTTCCAATCCAAGCGGCACCACGGCAGCAGGAGTCTCAATTCCTGACGATGTCTCGGCATGAAACAGGCAGAGGTGCCCACCTCCGTCGATCATCAGGAATTTTGCCGGTTCACCATCATCTGCCCCGAGAATGGCCTCGTCGGGCGACTGTGCCCCTTCTGATTTCAGCACGTCCGGCGCCTCGACCAGCACAACGCCGCCGGTATCGACCTCTGGCTCCCAGAAGACCAGCGCGCCCGGAGGTGCCAGGGACGGATCGAGCGGGAAATCGCAGCCCCCAGCGGTCGCGCATTTGCGCGAGCGTGGGGGCTCCTTCTTCCTGCGCCTCGTTCAGCGCTCTGTAATCCGCCGCATAGTCGTCATTGCGGCGCAGCCATTCCCATGCCAGATCAGATGCCGTCAGGTCTTCGACATGATCGTAACCTGCTGAGGATCGCCAGCCGGAGGGATCGTGGGGCATGGTCTACCTCGCTTTCAGCGCATGCCGTGATAATGCCAGCTAACATTCATGCGAAAGCCGAAGTTCGGAACCCCATTGTTTCGCAGAGGGTGATGCCGCAGCGGCATCACCGGCCGCTCAGCGCCGACTGTCGCGAAGCAATTCGCGATAGCCTTGTTTGCTGAGCCAGCGGGCACGTGCGAGATGGCTGTCATGAATACTGCGGCAGCGATCCGGTTCCGACCCTGGATCGAGGCCGAACAGGACCTCGACCACCTCGCGCCAGTCCGCGCCATCGCGATGGGCGTCGAGCAGGCGCAGATAGAGCGCCATATGCGCGCGATCATAAGGTGTCAGTGACTCGCCGGTCGGCGGCTCATCCTGAAACGGCTCAACTGCTTCAGGCGTCATGCCGACACTCTGGAATTTTTTGGAACGAACAATATAAGCGCCCGGACAATCGACACCGGAAACCATCTTCAGTGCGTCTAACCGCGTCGGGTTTTCTCATCAGCCAAGCCATGAAGCAACAACACCCCCTGCCCCTTGTCAGTCGATAGCAGAACGACCCCGGCGGTCTCCAGCGCCCGGCGCACCTGATCGCGCGTGCTTTCATAGACCTCGATCCCGCTTTCGGATTCGAGGCGCTTGAGCGCGGTCAGAGATACCCGGGCCTCATCCGCGAGCCTCTCCTGCGTCCATCCCAGAAGCGCCCGCGCGGCCTCTGATTGTCGGGCGGTGATCATGATCACCGCCCATCCGGCCCGGCGCATGCACCAGAACTACGACTATAATCGTCGCTCTGGCAAGGATGCCAATCAAAAATGGCGCTGGCGGGTCAATCGGATGCAGGTCGGCGACCGGCGTCGACGCATCCGATTCGGTTGCGGGCATGGCAAAGGCCCCGACCTTCCGGCCGGGGCCCCTCGCGCTGTCAGTCGCCGCGGCGGCTGTTCGGACGGGACCAGATCAGCGAGAAGCCCTCCCCGTCTTCGCCGTCGAAGAGGTTGGCATAGATCGGGGCGGTGAAGCTCGGATCGTCGAGCTTGAGGCCCAGATAGTCGCGGCCCTCGTTCGAGCGCTTGGACCAGGCGGCGCCGATTTCGGCGCGGCCGACCAGAACCCGGTGGCTGGGGGCGTTCTCGCCGGTGGCGCGGGTATCGGGGATGATGCGTACGCCCTTGGCCTGAACGCTGAGGGTGACGATCTCGCCGGTGAACTCGTTGCCGGTCTTCTTGAAGGTGCCGATGGTAGCCATTTTCAGTCTCCGTTTTTTCCGTTTCCGAGCCCGCACCATTGCGGCCTCGATGGCGATCGACCGGCCGGAGGCGATGGCTGGCGCACCCCGGAACGGGGCTGGACAGCAGAGGCGGAAGTTTCTTGTCCGCGCGAGGAATGGGCGCAGCCTAGGGGAAGAAAGTTGCGCCGCCGCTGTTGCGCCAAAGCCGTCGAAGCGCATGCGCTGTCCTTCGGCCAGATCAGGCCATTGAAGAGGCCGTTTGGAGCGGTCGAGACACGGGGGCTTTAACGGAGGCGATGGCGACCAGACGGCGCGTCAGGCTAGACCGAACGGGTAATTCCGGCGTATCTGTCACCCGCCTGTTCAGGCCCTGCGCATCCGTCCTTCCCGGCCCGCTCAGGGCAAAATGCCCTAACCGGGTTCAGAGTCGGCCCGCGCGTCACATCGCCGACTGTCCTGCGCTTTGACCGGGGCCGTGTCCGGGCCTCTACCTGATCCGAAACCAACACGCCGATATCGCCCGGAACCTTGTGACGGGGACGGCTGATTTTCTGCCAGCTTCTGACCCGCCAACAAGGGCCTGCGGCATAAACCACGCGCGGGGATTCCGTCCGCAGGGTCGGTGGCCGCCATGCCCGCAATGCGCAGAAAGGCGGTGACTCCGACAGCGACCGCACCGATCACCGCGAAGATGATCTGCCAGGTCTCGGAGGGCATCGTCTGCCGGATGATCCCAAGCGTGGCGTAGAAACCGGCCATGCCTGCCGGAGCGACAAAGGCCAGCGCAATCAGCAGCCGCGCCCAGACCGGACGGACCAGAATCAGCAAGGCCTGACCGGCCGCCAGCGTCAGGCCCGCACCGAGAAGCCCGGTGACAATAGCGCCCAGCCAGCCCGCACCCGTGCCATAGGCCCAGATACCCACGTTGACGCCAAGAAAGACCGGCAGCGCAACGACGGCGAGGTTGAACAGCAGCCAGCAAAGGGTCCCGATGGCTGTGATGGAGATGAGGATTCCGAAAATGATCATGGTGGTGTCACCGTGCAAGGAATGGAACAAGCGCGCCTTCCACCACCACCACAGGCGCGGGTTTCAGGATAACAGCCCCCGCGCTTTTGAGCGAGAGGGTGGAATGTTTGTTGGCGGCGAATCAGATATTGGTGATTGGACTCGACATTCAGAGCATCAGAAGTATGCTTATGTATGACGCGCCGCGAAGGAGATATGTCATGGCTTCAGCCGAGCGAATGACCATCACAATGCCCTCGGATATGGCCGAGGCCCTGCGCCAGACCGTGGCCGGTGGTGAATATGCCTCGACCAGCGAAGTTGTCCGCGAGGCCCTGCGCGAGTGGACGCGCAACCGCGATACCGAGCGCCGCGAGCTTGAGGCCCTGCGGGACGCGATCAAGGCCGGGTTGAACAGCGGTCCGGGCATTCCGGCCGATGAGGTCTTCGCCGAGTTGCGGGCGCGTTACGCTGACAAGTCCTGACGTGGTAAAGCTGGTTATCCTGCCCGCCGCGCAGGCGGACCTGATCGACATTGGCGACTTCATCGCGCTCGACAATCCGCCCCGCGCCGCGTCCTTCGTGGCCGAGATCGAGGCGAAGATCATGGAGATAGGCGAGCGCCCCGGCAGCTTCCAGAAGCGCGACGACCTGCACAAGGGGCTGCGCCACGCGCGCCATGGACGCTATCTGATCTTTTTCGTTGAGGACGGTGATGAGGTGCAAATCGTGCGCGTGCTCCAGGGCGCACGAGATTTGCCGGGATTGCTGCGATAGTCTGCAGAATTGGGGCGGCGCTCACGCGCCGCCCTTTGCCAGCCGATACACCGGGATGCCCATCTTGCGGGCTTTGTCGGCCAGGTTTTCCTGAATGCCGGTGCCGGGGAAGAGGATGACCCCGATCGGCAGCACATTCAGCATCGCATCGTTGCGCCGGAAGGGTGCCGCCTTGGCATGTTTCGTCCAATCGGGCTTGAAGGCGACCTGCGGCACTTTGCGGTTATCGGCCCAGGTGGCGGCGATACGCTCGGCACCTTTCGGCGATCCGCCATGCAGCAGCACCATATCCGGGTGCTTGGCATGAACCTGATCGAGCTTGGCCCAGATTGCGCGGTGATCGGTGGTGTCGCCGCCCGAGAAGGCAATCTTCGGCCCGGCGGGCAGCAGCACTTCATTGTCTGCCCGGCGTTTGGCGGCGAGGAAATCGCGGCTGTCGATCATGGCCGAGGTCATCTGGCGATGGTTGACCCGTGAGCCGGAGCGCGGCGACCAGGGCGTGCCGGTGGTACGCAGATAGATGTCGGCGGCGGTGTCGCGGAAGACCTCCATACTATCACGGCGGGTAATCAGACTCTGGCCGATGTCGATCAGGATTTCCAATTGCACGGATTTGACCTCGCTGCCATCCTGTTCGCGCTGAAGGCGCTTCTGGGCCTGCTCGTTATCGTCGAGTTTGCGCTCGATCCGGTCTGCGGCGCGGTGGAAGGTATTGACGGTGGACCACATGATCTCGTCGAGATCGGCATCCAGGCTGGTATCGGCCATGGTGGCGATGAGTGCATCGAAGATATCGGCGACGGCGGTCTGGATGGTATGATCCTCGGGCGTGGTCCGGGGATCGGCTTCGCCCTCTGCGGGGTGGTAGCCATAGAGTTCGAGGGCGTCGGTGACATGGCCGGTCGAGGATGTGCTGTGATCGGGTTCGAAATTGTCATGGGCATACATGGGATGTGTCCTTCGGCTGGACCGCGACCGTCGCGGCCTTCATGGCGACGACACGCCCACGGGCGATCCGGCCGGGCAGCCCGAGCCCTTGGCGAGAGCCTTGATGGCAAAGCCCGGCTGATTTGCTTCGCGCTGTAAAGGCGGGCCTGCCCGCCGACGGAAATCAGTCGGGCGCCGCCATTGCCGGGCCGGAGCGCTTGTGGGCCGCTCGCCCCCTGAGAAGGCCAAGGCGCGGTCCCCTGCCGCTGGGGGTAATCACCTGTCGCATGACGGGACCTATCCCCGATCACATTCCCCGTTCCGGCCCCGTCACGAGATCATGAACCCGCTGACATCCTCGGGGGAGATCTGTACACGAATCTTCGCCCGCAGCGCATCCAGACCGACGCTCATGAGATCGTCGTTGAAATCCCCCAGCATGGGCGAGAGCGTGATCGCCTCGATCCCGGCCTCATAAGCCCGGTCCACCAGCCGATCCCGCGCGCTGTCGCCTGCCGGATCGTTGTCGCGGACGATATAGAGCCTGCGCAGATGCGGCGGGAACAGGATGGCGGCGAGATGCCCGGCCGAAAGGGCCGAAATCATCGGCATCGTCGGCAGTGCCTGACGCAGCGAGAGGATGGTCTCGATCCCCTCGCCTGCCGCCATGACATCCCTCGCACACCCGAACCGAACGCCGTGCCCGAGCAGATTTCCCATCGCCTTTCGCGGCGGATCGACAGGTGCTTTCCCGGAGCCGTCGCGCTTGAGCCAGGTGCGATGTGCCCCGGTGATTATGCCGTCGAGGTCAGTGACGACGGCGATCATGGCGGGCCATGTCTCGGTCGCTCCATCGCCCTCGGGCCGCCAGTAGCAATTCGGATGGAAACGCAAATTGGCGGTTTCGCGCAGATCGGTAATGCCGCGATTGCGCAGATAGGTCGCTGCAATTGAGCCGGCCAGCGGTTGCGTCATGCGCCAGAGGCGGCGGGCCGCCTCGGAGGAGCCTGATGGTGCTGGCGGTTTTCCGGACCGGCGGGACCGTGGCCCCGGTTCGGGATGCTGCAGGCTGAGAAAGCGCCGGGCTTCCTCGGCAATATCGAAAAATTCGACCAGCCCGAGGCTGTCGCGAATGACATCGAGCAAATCGCCATGCTCCCCGGTGGCGGAATCTGTCCATTTCCCCGCCGCGCCCTTGCCGGCCTCCGATCCGGTCAGACGCACGAACATCGAACGTCCCGGCGTGTTGCGCACATCGCCGACCTGCCAGTAATTGCCCTGCTTGCGCCCATTCGACAGATAATGGCGGCACACAGCCTCGGCCTCACGGCCAAGACGCTGCGCCAGCTCCGAAGCGTTGAGACGCGCCATTACGCCGCCTCCCGCTCGGAGATGTGCACGATCGGGAAACGCTCGAGGAGTTTGGCCGTGACCTCCGGGCCTACTGCCCCGACCGGCACGAAGAAACGCAGCTTCCAGGAAATGATCTCGCTGAAGAGGCCATAGGCCCTGAGCCGCTCGCGCATCGCATCGGTGAAGCCGCAAAGTTCGATCCGGTTTGCGCCCATGACACGGGACCGGCGCAGTTGCAGCCCTTCGGCAAGATCGAGGATCGTGCGGGTTTCGATCAGCGCGGCATAGGCCGCATCGGGCGTGATGCTGGTCGCACCCCCCATCGCAGAAGCGGTTGCAGCCCATGCCGGCGACACGCGGCGACCGATGATCCTCTCGCCCTCGTCGGTCTGAAGCCGATAGACGCGGGCGGAATCCTGCGGCAGGCGTTTCCAGATCGGCAGCAAAAGCCCCGTCACCATATGCAGGATGCTGTCTGTGAACTCCGGGACCTCGGCCAGTTCTGCCTCCCAGGCGGCGGTGAATGTGGCCTGCTCGGCCTCGACCCAATGAGTTTCATCTATCGCCCGCACGGAGATATTCATCGCTTCCATGGGCCGGATCAGCCGCACGCGCCGCTCGATCTCGCCATCATCCAGCATGATGCTGGTGGTCGGGATCTGCACAGCGGCGCGACCAGATCGTTCATTGACGAGCAGCCTCGCGCGCGGGTCATCCAGTTCCGCCAGCGCCGCTTCCAGCACCACCGGCTGATTGCGCTTGCGTTCGGTCAGGGTCAGAAGCCAGGTTTCCGCGCCCGTGCCAGGATGGGTATGGATTACTTGCCGGTCGGTGACGATGAAGCTCTCAGCGTGCAACGTCTCCAGCCCCATGTCATAGGCGCCGGAGGCCATCGCCCCGTCGATTCGAGCTTGCAGAAGCTGCTCGAAGGCCGAGAACAGGATGCCCTGCAACTCGCTGGTCAGGGCCAGCAGCCGATTGAGGAAGGTGGTGATCGGCGGCAGATCGTCCTTGATGCCATTACTGTCCATCAGCTTCAGACCGGTGGCGGATTCAAACCGCTCCAGCGAGCATCCTTCGACCTTGCCGCGCACAATGAGAAGATAGAGCTGTCGCAGCGCGTCACGGGCATAGGGACTTTCCAGATTGTCCTCAGGGCGGAAGAGGCCCTGACCGCCGGTCTGTCGCTGACCGCGGGTGATCGCGCCCAGCGTATCGAGGCGGCGGGCAATGGTCGACAGGAAGCGCTTTTCCGCCTTCACATCTGTGGCGATGGGCCGGAAGAGTGGCGGCTGCGCCTGATTGGTGCGGTTGGTGCGCCCCAGCCCCTGAATGGCGGCGTCGGCTTTCCAGCCCGGCTCCAGCAGATAATGCACCCGCAGCCGCTGGTTTCTGGCGGAAAGTTCGGCATGATAGCTGCGCCCGGTGCCGCCGGCATCCGAGAAGATCAGGATGCGCTTCTGATCATCCATGAAGGCCGAGGTTTCGGCAAGGTTGGCGGAGGGAGCCCGGTTCTCGACCGCCAAACGCGCCGCCGGACCTTCACCCTTGCGCACGATCCGGCGCGAACGTCCTGTCACCTCGGCCACCATATCGGTGCCGAAACGCTGCACGATCTGATCAAGCGCGCCGGGAACGGGCGGTAGGCTGGCAAGCTGCTCGATCATCTCGTCACGCCGGGCGACGGCTTCGCGGCTTTCGACGGGCTGGCCATCGCGGAAGACGGGCCGGGACGAGAGGTTGCCTTCGCCATCGGTGAAAGGCTCGTAAAGCTGGACCGGGAAGGAATGCTGCAAATACGAGCCGACATATTCCCGTGGGGTAATGTCCACGGCAATATCGTTCCATTCCTCGGTCGGGATCTCTGCCAGCCGGCGTTCCATCAGCGCCTCGCCGGTCGAGACGATCTGGATCACGGCGGCATGGCCTGCCTCCAGGTCGGATTCGATGGACCCGATCAGGGTCGGCGTTTTCATCGAGGTCAGCAGATGGCCGAAGAAGCGCTGCTTGGTGCTCTCGAAGGCCGAGCGAGCGGCGGATTTCGCCTGCCGGTTCAGCGTGCCTTCGCTGCCAGTGATGTTGGCGGCTTCCATGGCTGCGTCGAGATTGTTGTGAATGACGGCGAAAGCCCCGGCATAAGCATCATAGATGCGGCGCTGTTCGTCGGTCAGGCGGTGCTCGACCAGCTCATACTCCACGCCGTCATAGGAGAGCGAACGCGCTGCATAGAGGCCGAGCGATCGCAGATCGCGGGCCACCACCTCCATGGCAGCCACGCCGCCGGCCTCGATCGCCTCGACAAACTCGGCGCGGGTCTGGAACGGGAAACC contains the following coding sequences:
- a CDS encoding DUF2493 domain-containing protein, with translation MYAHDNFEPDHSTSSTGHVTDALELYGYHPAEGEADPRTTPEDHTIQTAVADIFDALIATMADTSLDADLDEIMWSTVNTFHRAADRIERKLDDNEQAQKRLQREQDGSEVKSVQLEILIDIGQSLITRRDSMEVFRDTAADIYLRTTGTPWSPRSGSRVNHRQMTSAMIDSRDFLAAKRRADNEVLLPAGPKIAFSGGDTTDHRAIWAKLDQVHAKHPDMVLLHGGSPKGAERIAATWADNRKVPQVAFKPDWTKHAKAAPFRRNDAMLNVLPIGVILFPGTGIQENLADKARKMGIPVYRLAKGGA
- a CDS encoding transcriptional regulator domain-containing protein, which produces MPHDPSGWRSSAGYDHVEDLTASDLAWEWLRRNDDYAADYRALNEAQEEGAPTLAQMRDRWGLRFPARSVPGTSGRAGLLGARGRYRRRCAGRGAGRAEIRRGTVARRGHSRGR
- a CDS encoding type II toxin-antitoxin system ParD family antitoxin produces the protein MASAERMTITMPSDMAEALRQTVAGGEYASTSEVVREALREWTRNRDTERRELEALRDAIKAGLNSGPGIPADEVFAELRARYADKS
- a CDS encoding DUF2285 domain-containing protein, translating into MLKSEGAQSPDEAILGADDGEPAKFLMIDGGGHLCLFHAETSSGIETPAAVVPLGLEGFDRLEAVHRLLASLHRRAIPPDTRLTPQQRLRIQRMLQAYDARQSGATQKEIARGIFRTGDLSRDEWQVHSTRYAVIGLLRDAKALVTGGYRRLLRHRRKR
- a CDS encoding IS110 family transposase, which gives rise to MSEVTIIGIDLAKRIFHLHGAGHDGSVVFRKRLSRGQLLAFMSQVPRCVVAMEACATAHGWGRAFEKLGHEVRLIPPVYVKPFVKRQKNDCADAEAIVEAAVRPTMRFVALKTEDQQARAMLFRTRQMFVGQRTQMINALRGHLAEHGLVAARGVAQLKKLADAIGDVNTRLPATVRDLGQMYLNAIEGLSERIAELDRKMGQATKEAASTRRAQTMPGVGPITALAIETFAPDLTSFRRGRDFAAWLGLVPRQHSTGGKPRLGKTSKMGQRDIRRLLISGAMAVLQAVERYGSSKHGWLVRLRGRKPRMVAAVALANKMARGLWAMMTKQEDYRNPAATMA
- a CDS encoding DUF7146 domain-containing protein, whose product is MARLNASELAQRLGREAEAVCRHYLSNGRKQGNYWQVGDVRNTPGRSMFVRLTGSEAGKGAAGKWTDSATGEHGDLLDVIRDSLGLVEFFDIAEEARRFLSLQHPEPGPRSRRSGKPPAPSGSSEAARRLWRMTQPLAGSIAATYLRNRGITDLRETANLRFHPNCYWRPEGDGATETWPAMIAVVTDLDGIITGAHRTWLKRDGSGKAPVDPPRKAMGNLLGHGVRFGCARDVMAAGEGIETILSLRQALPTMPMISALSAGHLAAILFPPHLRRLYIVRDNDPAGDSARDRLVDRAYEAGIEAITLSPMLGDFNDDLMSVGLDALRAKIRVQISPEDVSGFMIS
- a CDS encoding DNA -binding domain-containing protein, which gives rise to MTPEAVEPFQDEPPTGESLTPYDRAHMALYLRLLDAHRDGADWREVVEVLFGLDPGSEPDRCRSIHDSHLARARWLSKQGYRELLRDSRR
- a CDS encoding DUF736 domain-containing protein; this encodes MATIGTFKKTGNEFTGEIVTLSVQAKGVRIIPDTRATGENAPSHRVLVGRAEIGAAWSKRSNEGRDYLGLKLDDPSFTAPIYANLFDGEDGEGFSLIWSRPNSRRGD
- a CDS encoding type II toxin-antitoxin system RelE/ParE family toxin, whose translation is MVKLVILPAAQADLIDIGDFIALDNPPRAASFVAEIEAKIMEIGERPGSFQKRDDLHKGLRHARHGRYLIFFVEDGDEVQIVRVLQGARDLPGLLR
- a CDS encoding IS3 family transposase (programmed frameshift), with amino-acid sequence MSKRRNHDAGFKARVALEAVKGERTVSELASEHGVHPTMINQWKRALLEGAPDIFERGSKKKAEVDEETVRSLHAKIGELAVANDFCHERSSPGPASRRGMIERHHPQLSVGAQCRLLSISRSSFYYAPRGESVVNLALMRLIDRQFLETPFYGVRQMTWHLQNEGHPVNQKRIRRLMRLMCLMSIYQKPNTSKPAKGHKTYPYLLGGLRVDRPNQVWCADITYLPMRRGFLYLVAIMDCFTRKVLAWRISNTLEADFCVEALNEADHRFGPPEIMNTDQGSQFTSFAWTDRLKRIGTRISMDGKGRCLDNIFIERFWRSLKYECVYLHAWETGSQAKAGVGRWITFYNHQRPHAAHGGQPPAVVYFNQIETDQQGQRVA